DNA from Brachyspira aalborgi:
TTATATCGTTAAATCCTAATTATGAGAAAATTCTTTCAGCTATAGGAAATACGAATATTAATATAAAAAATCTTTCGCTTTCTATAAACGGAATAAATATATATAAAAATGGAGAGTTAAATAAAAATAAGTCGGATATTAACAAATTAAAAGACGGTTTCAATAGAGAAAGAAAAGAGCATTTTATAGTTTTAGATTGCGGTTATAATACGAAATACGAAGATTATTATTATTTTACGGATATGACGCAGGAATATATATCTATTCATTGTTCTTATAATATATAATTTTATTTCAAGATTTTTTAGTTTCTGCTTATTTTAGCCGAATTTTTTAAAATAAATACTTGACAATTTTTTTTAAATATTGCATAATTTAATCATTAAAAAATATTATTAAGGAGGGCTCTAAAAATGGAAGGACAAAAAAAATTTTATCTATTATTAATTATCTTATCTCTAATTGCGCTATTTTCAATAAGTTGCAATAATGACAATAATAATAAGGATAAAACGGGGGCAGAAGAAATCAATAAGGATAAAACATAAAAAGAGGAAGTCAAAAAAGAAAGAAAATTATCTTATTATGCTGGTGATTGGTATGAAAAACCAGAAAAGAAAGCTACCGAAAAGAATATACTTACCATAAATACTGACGGTTCTATTATTTTAAAGATTAGTGATGATGTAAAAATTCCTTCGGATTCTATAACAAGAGTTAGCGATACAAATTATACTACTATATATAATGATTCTAGTGTTAATATAGATGTAACATTGACTCTTATTTTTAGTAGCGATATACAGGGAAAGTTAACAATGGAAACAGGAACAGATTCAGCAATTGTAGATATTACTAAAAAATAGTTAAGGTTAATAATAGTTAAGATAATTAAAAGGCATCGTATTTTAATGCGGTGTCTTTTTTATTATATTCATAGTAATGGCGATAAATAATCGTCATTGCGATGACAAAGTCCGAAAGCAATATCCTTATTTATAATATAAAGAAATATTTTCGTTAAAAGCTGGCTTTAGCCTAATAAAAAAATTTTTCTGAAAACAGTTATACCGAAGAATAAAAGCGTTAATACACTATTAAATAAACTACATTATAAATCTAATTTTCCGATAATCGATAGTAAATAAATTAAAAACGGAATTAAAATTATGAAAAAAATAATAACTTTTTTATTCTTATCAATTACGATTACAGCAAATAATATTTACGCCAACGAAAAAGAAAGTATGATAAAATCGATGCAATTAGACGAACTTGAAACAATTTCTATTGCAGACGAAGAATCTACAATGACATTTAACGAATTGGCGGAATATTATGCGAACATTATAACCGATAAAAAAGCCAAACCCGAACAGCTTGAAGCTTTGGGAAATATAATAAGATTATGGACTGACGCTATAAATAAAAATTTTACGAAAGAAGAATTATACGACAAATATAGCGTTTTAACTTCAACTTTATCTTCAATGTCGATTCATTTGATTTTAAGAATAGCGATTAAAGACAATAATATTCCGACTAAAGAAATACAAGAAAATATATACGATACGATTAACAATAAATATATTCCTTCTTTTGGAAAGTTTAAAAACGAAGGATGGAAAACAGAATTTAATTTTTATGTTATAAATATGTCAGCCGCCGTTTGTAAATGGTATGAGGATAAATCAAAAAAATTGAATTATCCTAATTTCAAAGTTTGGCGAGAAGGCAATTTTTAAAATTTACTCACGGAGGAAGTAATAATGGAAAATCAAGAAATAGAATTAATGGAAGAAAATGAACAATCTTCCGATAAGCTAAAAAATTTAATAAATAAATACAAAGAACAAAATACAATAACGATAAAAAGTCAGAAAAAAATACAAGCGGTTTGATTTATTTATAATTTATTATATCATATAATCATAATATATTTTAGGAGATTAATATGGCAGAATTGCGTTATAATCAATTGCTTGGAGATTATGTTATGATAGCGAGTCATAGGCAGGACCGTCCGCAAATGCCTAAAGATTATTGTCCTTTTTGTCCAGGAAGCGGAAAAGTTCCAGATAGTTACGATGTTTATAAATACGATAACGATTTCCCCGCTTTATCTTTCGAGCCGCCTTTGCCTGATAATGTCGATAATGGAAAATTATTTATAGCAAAACCTTCGATTGGAAAATGCGAAGTAATTTTATATTCTTCAAACCATAATACTACATTGCCCGAACTTTCAGTAGAACATATAACGAAACTAGTCAAATTATGGCAGGAGAGAATGGTTGAAATCGCTAAAAATAAAAAGATAAAATATATTATGCCTTTTGAAAATAAGGGCGAAGTTGTCGGAGTGACTATGCCTCATCCGCATGGACAAATTTACGGTTATAGTTGGATTCCTTTAAGAATAAAAAGAAAAATAGAAATGGCTTTATCTTATTATAATATTAATCAAAAATCTTTATTTGAAGATATGCTTAATCAAGAAATTGAAGACGGAAGAAGAATAATTTTTGAAAACGAACATTTTGTATGCTTTTTGCCTTTTGCAAGCGAATATCCTTACGGAATAATGATTATGCCTAAAAAAAATGTTATCGCTATTAATAAATTTAATAAAAAAGAAACGGTTTCTTTAGCGGACGCTTTAAAAAAAGCCACAACTACTTTAGATTTGCTTTTTGATATAAAATTTCCTTATATGATGTGTATGTATAGCGCTCCCGTTAATGACGGTTTTAATTATAAGGATATTTGGCGTTATCATATAGAATTTTTTCCTCCGATGAGAAGCAAAGAAAAACAAAAATTTAACGCTTCTTCCGAAACGGGCGCTTGGGCTTCATGCAATCCGACAAGTCCAGAGGCAATGGCTGCAAGTTTGAGAACGGCATATTTTAGATATATGGGTTTATAATGTCGTTAAAAGTAAGCGTTATAATTCCTCATAGAATCGGAGAAAAAATAGAAAATACTCTTGCGGGCATATATATGTCCGATTACGATAAAAATAAAATAGAGATTTTTCAAGCCGAAGGAACTCATCCAACCGTTCAAAGAAACGAATGCATAAAACAAGCTTCTGGAGATATAGTTTATTTTATAGATAATGATTCTATGGCAAATCCTAATAATATAAAAAAAGCGGTTGAAATATTTGAGAAAAACGAAAATGTGGCTATAGTCGGAGGTCCTGCAATTCATAAAGCGAACTCTTCAAAAGAAAGATATATAGACAGATGCATGCAATCTTATTACGCGGTAGGACCTATAGCGAATAGATACAGCATAAATAAATCATCGTATAGAGAAGGAACGGACAGAGATGTTATACTTTGCAATTTATTTATAAGGCTTAATGTTTTATTCGAGGCGGGACTTTTTAACGAGAGTTTATATCCTAACGAAGAAAACGCTTTGATAGATAAAATTCTTTCGCTTGGTTATAAATTAATGTATGACCCGCAAATAATAGTTAAAAGACCGCCAAGAAAAAATTTAAGATTATATATAAAGATGCTTTTAAATTATGGAAGAGGAAGATTAGAACAACTTTATAGAGATTTTAATAAAAAAAATTTGATATTTACTCTTCCAGCGTTTTTCAGTTTGTATATAATTATTTTGCCTACAGTTTTTATTATTTTTCAGATTAGCAAAATAAATTATATCGCATTTTATTTTATTCCATTAATTATTTATTTAATAATAACTTTACTAGCGGGAATAATTACAGCCTTAAAAGAAAGAGGGTTTTTCAATAAAATTAAAGGCTTTTTCGTTTATCCTTATATGTTTTTTTTAACGCATTTTTTTTACGGACTCGGATTTTTTTACGGAATAATTAGAATCGCAAAAGGATTTCAGAGGACGGTTAAATTTAATATAACTAAATATAAATCTTTTGAATAAAATTATTATTCTTTATTTGCTATCGATTAATTTGAGTATTTGTGCAAGCCCATACTAAAGCTATAACCCAACCGACAAAAGTCCAACCCAAAAATAAATTTAATATAAAAATAGCCAAACAATTATTATTCTTTCTAATAAAAGCTACAATAATTGGTAGAAAATAAACAACCATAGCGAATAAAATCAAAAAAATTATGATAGATTCCATTATATACTCCAAATAACAAAACGCATTAAATAAAAAATGTAATGATACAATTATATAATACTATTTATATTTTACAATCCTATCGCTTTTCATCTCGATTTTTTATAATAAAAATATTTATATTCATGCATTGCATTACATAAAAATTTTAACTTTTAAAGATATTAAAATAGATTTATTTAATTTATTAATCAAATTTTCTTAAGAAAGTTTTTAATTCGTCTATAGTGATAACAAATACTGTTTTGTTATTGGTTAATTTCTTTAGACGCTCTATTTTAGTTATATCGCCTGTTTTTGAATCTTTACGCTTATAATAATCTCCATCGCATATAGCCAAAAATATTGTGTTTTTTAAAGAAGTATCTCTTGCATTTTTTAAGAATTCTTGAATATCTTTATATTGATTATCTTGCGCTCCACCTTTGTCTTTAGTATATTTATGAGAAACATAAAATTGAAAATTACCATATTCAAAATAAAAATCAATCGATTTTGCATCTTGATTTTTGCTAATTAAATTTTCACCTTTAAAAATATTTCCGTTTATTATAAAATATGCATTCTTTCCGCCAGAAGGAAGCACTTTAAAATTTTTAATGCCGTTTACCGATTCTATTATTTTAGCCGCTATATTTTGATATATATTCTGCCTCGAAGGTTCTTTTGCAAATACGCATCTAAATATCTCGTCATTAATTACTTTATCTTTTATCTCTTCAAAATTATAACCAAATTTATTAGCCCAATTACTAATTTTTAATCTCATTTCATTTGTATCTATATCTTTTAATACTTCTTTTACATTTATTTGAATTTGCTTTTTGTATAATTCTTTATAGTTATAGTCCATATAAAGTTTCCTCTATAAGTTTTTTAGCAAGTTTATAATCTAATCTTCTTCTGTAATAATTATCTTTTCTCAAGCCCTTAAAAGGAGTTAAAAATAAATCGTAAGTTTCTTTTCTAAATATATTAAGATTATAGTTTAATTTCTCTATTATATTATTAATTTTATATTTTGTTGGAATCATTATTCTTGTTATGCTTCTTGAAGAAACTCTTATTCTGTCGGGCGATATTTCTTCGCCATTTACAAATTTTATTGAAGGTTCTATTGTATTATCAATCGCTATTAATCCCAAATTTCCATTTGGAACATTAAAGCGAATATCCATATTGATATTTGATTTTGGAAGTTTTTTCTTTAAATCGCTTAATTTACCTAAATATTTATTATCGTTGTATAAATCCACATCTTCGGAAGATTTTTTAAATAATGCCAAACAAACGGGATGCTCGGTATCGTTAAACATTTTTGAATTTAATAAAATATAATGGCTTAATCTTTCTCTAAAAATATTAGCGTTAAAAAAAGAAGCGGGAATTATAGCGCCGACATAATCGCAATATTCTAAACATTTTTCTAAAGAGTATTTATATAAATCGTCATAAATAATATTTGGAAATTCTAAATTTCGTCTTTTAGCAGAATTTTGAGCCAAATACGGAGGATTTGTAATGCATACTTTAAAACCTTTCGGAAAGTTTTTTAAAGTGTCTCTTCTTTTGACAAATTTATTTTTAGGCTCTATATCAAAACTTTTAAAATCTGCGCATAAACCCATATCTTGAAGCATATTTATTAAATTATTAGAACCCGCAAAAGGCTCTAAAATAGTAGTCTTGATTAAATCACATTCATAAGCCCAATTAAGAAATCCGCTATTTTGAAAAGGATTATATGTAGTAAAATATTGTCCAAGTTCTCTTTTCATTTTTACAATATAGCATAAAATTATGTAAAGTCAATAAGCATGTTTTATTTAATTTATTTTATAAAAAATTATCGACATTAAATTAATTTGCAAAATAATACTAATATTTTCAATAAAGAAAATAAATAACTGCCTATTAATTCGACAATATTTTTAATAGTAATTGAAATCTTTATTTATTCGTTATTTCGAGTGAGTGATACTAAAGTCCGCAGTTAGAAACAAACGAAGCAATACATTTTTAATAATATCTTCAATCAATATGCTTCATTATCCATTCGTAAACTTTTTTTAATTCTCTCTCTTCGCCTATATCTACGGGATTATAATAATTTTTTTTAATTCCTTTTTCTAAATAATCCTGCTTAACTATATGATAAGGAAAATCATGCGGATATTTATATTCTTCTTCCGATTTTTTATTAAAACTTGCGGAATTATTATCTTTCAAATAATTTGGAATAGAATATAATTCTCCGTTTCTTATATCTCTAATTGCCGAATCTATAGCCTTATAAGCGGAGTTTGATTTTGGACATAAAGACAAATAAATCGTCACTTCGGCTAATGGAATTCTTCCTTCGGGCATTCCTATAAACTCTATAATATTAATTAAAGAAGAA
Protein-coding regions in this window:
- the galT gene encoding galactose-1-phosphate uridylyltransferase; translated protein: MAELRYNQLLGDYVMIASHRQDRPQMPKDYCPFCPGSGKVPDSYDVYKYDNDFPALSFEPPLPDNVDNGKLFIAKPSIGKCEVILYSSNHNTTLPELSVEHITKLVKLWQERMVEIAKNKKIKYIMPFENKGEVVGVTMPHPHGQIYGYSWIPLRIKRKIEMALSYYNINQKSLFEDMLNQEIEDGRRIIFENEHFVCFLPFASEYPYGIMIMPKKNVIAINKFNKKETVSLADALKKATTTLDLLFDIKFPYMMCMYSAPVNDGFNYKDIWRYHIEFFPPMRSKEKQKFNASSETGAWASCNPTSPEAMAASLRTAYFRYMGL
- a CDS encoding glycosyltransferase, whose product is MSLKVSVIIPHRIGEKIENTLAGIYMSDYDKNKIEIFQAEGTHPTVQRNECIKQASGDIVYFIDNDSMANPNNIKKAVEIFEKNENVAIVGGPAIHKANSSKERYIDRCMQSYYAVGPIANRYSINKSSYREGTDRDVILCNLFIRLNVLFEAGLFNESLYPNEENALIDKILSLGYKLMYDPQIIVKRPPRKNLRLYIKMLLNYGRGRLEQLYRDFNKKNLIFTLPAFFSLYIIILPTVFIIFQISKINYIAFYFIPLIIYLIITLLAGIITALKERGFFNKIKGFFVYPYMFFLTHFFYGLGFFYGIIRIAKGFQRTVKFNITKYKSFE
- a CDS encoding superinfection immunity protein, translated to MESIIIFLILFAMVVYFLPIIVAFIRKNNNCLAIFILNLFLGWTFVGWVIALVWACTNTQINR
- a CDS encoding Eco57I restriction-modification methylase domain-containing protein, giving the protein MKRELGQYFTTYNPFQNSGFLNWAYECDLIKTTILEPFAGSNNLINMLQDMGLCADFKSFDIEPKNKFVKRRDTLKNFPKGFKVCITNPPYLAQNSAKRRNLEFPNIIYDDLYKYSLEKCLEYCDYVGAIIPASFFNANIFRERLSHYILLNSKMFNDTEHPVCLALFKKSSEDVDLYNDNKYLGKLSDLKKKLPKSNINMDIRFNVPNGNLGLIAIDNTIEPSIKFVNGEEISPDRIRVSSRSITRIMIPTKYKINNIIEKLNYNLNIFRKETYDLFLTPFKGLRKDNYYRRRLDYKLAKKLIEETLYGL